From the Priestia koreensis genome, one window contains:
- a CDS encoding SGNH/GDSL hydrolase family protein, whose amino-acid sequence MKSKIMVYVGTVLITITCAAVIVVGYLNWHQRLESTAQASSLESEASSKQEEEKRLVAVGERTKNLPTAVKKKFNQAIQDKRPLEIVLFGSEATSTFPNSWPDLLEKELKAAYGEDFIRVTVKSYPEQTSDELISEGVADEVSALNPDLILVEAPILSDYQSLPMSKTLTNLAQLLTKWKEKQATIILQPPNPLYKNEAYVKAVNQLREWASKSHYTYVHHWKVWPPSTSEGLQSYLTADDHLLPNEKGQKLWSDFLTHYFIYN is encoded by the coding sequence ATGAAATCAAAAATCATGGTGTATGTAGGAACCGTCCTGATTACAATTACGTGTGCAGCCGTAATCGTAGTAGGATACTTGAACTGGCATCAGCGCTTAGAAAGTACGGCGCAGGCTTCTAGTTTAGAAAGCGAGGCATCGTCCAAGCAGGAAGAGGAAAAGAGGCTAGTAGCTGTAGGGGAACGTACAAAGAATCTACCGACAGCTGTTAAGAAGAAGTTCAATCAAGCTATTCAAGACAAACGTCCGCTAGAGATCGTACTCTTCGGGTCTGAAGCAACTTCAACGTTTCCAAACAGCTGGCCTGATTTACTAGAGAAAGAATTAAAGGCCGCATACGGCGAAGATTTTATTCGCGTCACGGTGAAGAGTTATCCGGAACAAACGTCTGACGAGCTGATTAGCGAAGGAGTCGCTGATGAGGTGTCGGCGTTAAATCCCGATCTTATCTTAGTGGAGGCACCGATTCTAAGTGATTATCAATCTCTTCCCATGAGCAAGACGTTAACAAATCTTGCGCAGCTTCTTACGAAATGGAAAGAAAAGCAGGCGACGATTATTCTTCAACCGCCAAATCCTCTCTACAAAAATGAAGCTTACGTTAAGGCAGTAAATCAGTTGCGTGAGTGGGCATCGAAATCTCATTACACGTACGTTCATCACTGGAAGGTGTGGCCACCTTCAACATCCGAGGGCTTACAATCGTATTTGACAGCGGATGATCATCTGCTACCAAATGAGAAGGGTCAGAAGCTATGGTCCGACTTTTTAACCCATTATTTTATCTACAACTAG